The proteins below come from a single Vitis vinifera cultivar Pinot Noir 40024 chromosome 9, ASM3070453v1 genomic window:
- the LOC132254279 gene encoding vegetative cell wall protein gp1-like, with protein sequence MAKTRGGLSASPSSPTPRPQRAAMGAAPSPPVQAPAIPPSEGEAPSQRRYPTRRPPADPVPPVEQATSPVSRPPAKRSRFSGPGEPSHAPQPEPATEEPRIPVDMPPEAIIRRPMIAGPPIEGLRNPTLIQFTIDGRQGAIGARHIAEALHIPYEPGAPAVPAPPELPRDEQIPQAEQDEILTETPPPAPAAHPSEHIPEPVHPISPITQGAPPVAPATPAPPPPSEPTVTISLTEFRGLEHSAASEYADSSWA encoded by the exons ATGGCGAAGACCAGAGGAGGCCTTTCCGCCTCCCCATCCTCACCGACACCTCGGCCACAGCGAGCCGCCATGGGAGCCGCACCTTCACCTCCCGTTCAGGCCCCGgccattcccccatctgagggggaAGCTCCTTCTCAGCGCCGATACCCCACCCGGAGGCCACCCGCGGACCCTGTGCCACCAGTCGAACAGGCCACGAGCCCTGTTTCTCGGCCCCCTGCGAAAAGGTCCAGgttctcgggtcctggagagCCATCCCACGCACCTCAGCCAGAACCAGCTACAGAGGAACCTCGGATTCCAGTCGACATGCCTCCCGAGGCCattatcaggcgtcccatgatagcTGGACCGCCGATTGAGG gtCTCCGCAATCCTACCCTCATCCAGTTTACTATAGACGGACGtcagggtgccattggagctcgtcacattgctgaggccctccaTATACCTTATGAGCCC GGAGCCCCAGCTGTGCCtgcacctccagagctaccccgAGATGAGCAGATACCTCAGGCCgagcaggatgagattctcacagagacaccacctcctgcccctgcagcacaTCCCTCAGAGCATATTCCTGAGCCTGTACATCCTATTTCTCCTATCACTCAGGGTGCTCCACCAGTCGCGCCAGCtaccccagcacctcctcctccatctgagcccactgtcaccATTTCTCTTACAgaattcagaggcttagagc attcagcagcatctgAGTATGCAGACTCCTCTTGGGCATGA